A region from the Mucilaginibacter sp. CSA2-8R genome encodes:
- a CDS encoding TonB-dependent receptor, which produces MKNFYLALVALLLPMLAAAQFSVSGKITDQTNGEPLAGATVTLQNASSLTTNSSTNGSYEFNNVKAGNYTLKVSYVGYQLFNQNLNVNGNHVINVSLNTNNFTAEEVTVSATRASAKSPTAFTNLRKQDLEKNNLGQDLPYLLNQTPSVVTTSDAGAGVGYTGIRIRGSDGTRINVTVNGIPLNDAESQGSFFINLPDFASSVNNIQIQRGVGTSTNGASAFGASLNIQTTTRQDTAYANINTSAGSYGTVKNTVQLGSGLLNGHFSLDGRLSRIASNGYIDRATSNLLSYYLSGAYYTKNSTLRANVFAGRERTYQAWNGIPDYVIGDDSYAAANGIPDNRRYNELGFLGKNLTPSYQRSNFYDNQTDNYQQNHYQLLYDRQLSDKLSFSGALHYTKGSGYYEEYKIDQPVTKYGLTPVMLNGTAINNTDLVRRLWLDNDFYGVTYSLKYHPQKTLNLILGGAYNEYKGAHFGNIVYTAQSAGIPPNYEYYRDNANKKDFNIFARGEWTLGQVLLYADMQYRHIDYSFLGFDRNLNNIQQDAKLNFYNPKAGITYNIDNRNNVYASFSVGNHEPNRDDFTNSTPQSRPKPENLKDFEAGYRTAGKNYSAGINGFYMLYKNQLVLTGALNDVGAAIRSNVKDSYRAGIEVDGRVNIFSKLTWAANATLSTNKVKNYQQFLYNEDNDTYVQQQYSKTNLAFSPSFIGGSELSFSPIKNGSIALLSKYVSRQYLDNTSNTNTGSLTVNPAVANNKYAYHRYLDGYFVNDIRLNYNFKVKGVKNVGVSLLVNNIFSAKYESNGATYAGISGGYVNNYNYIFPQAPINFLAALNLSF; this is translated from the coding sequence GTTACGCTGCAAAACGCATCATCATTAACTACCAACAGCAGCACCAACGGCAGCTACGAATTTAACAACGTAAAAGCCGGAAATTACACCCTCAAGGTAAGCTACGTAGGTTACCAGTTATTTAATCAAAATTTAAACGTAAACGGCAACCATGTCATCAACGTTAGCCTCAACACTAATAATTTTACAGCCGAAGAGGTAACCGTAAGTGCTACCCGTGCTTCGGCTAAATCGCCGACGGCCTTTACCAACCTGCGCAAACAGGACCTAGAAAAAAATAATCTTGGGCAGGATTTACCTTATTTGCTTAACCAAACGCCATCGGTAGTTACTACATCTGATGCCGGGGCTGGCGTAGGTTATACAGGTATACGCATCCGCGGATCGGACGGTACCCGTATTAACGTAACCGTAAACGGCATTCCGCTTAACGACGCCGAGAGCCAGGGCAGCTTTTTTATTAACCTGCCAGATTTTGCCTCCTCAGTAAATAATATTCAGATACAACGAGGGGTAGGTACATCAACCAATGGTGCGAGTGCCTTTGGTGCCAGCTTAAATATTCAAACCACCACCCGACAAGATACAGCCTACGCCAACATCAACACCTCTGCCGGCTCGTACGGAACGGTTAAAAACACCGTGCAGTTAGGATCAGGCCTGCTTAACGGGCATTTTAGTTTGGATGGCCGCTTATCGCGCATTGCATCTAACGGCTATATTGACAGGGCTACCTCTAACCTGCTTTCTTATTATTTAAGCGGCGCTTATTATACTAAAAACAGCACCCTGCGTGCTAATGTTTTTGCCGGTCGCGAACGCACCTACCAAGCATGGAATGGTATACCCGATTATGTTATTGGCGACGACAGCTATGCCGCTGCCAACGGGATACCCGATAACCGCCGTTATAATGAACTGGGCTTTTTAGGTAAAAACCTGACGCCATCTTACCAGCGTTCTAACTTTTATGATAACCAAACGGACAACTATCAGCAAAACCACTACCAGCTACTATACGACAGGCAGTTAAGTGACAAGCTATCATTTAGCGGTGCTTTACATTATACCAAAGGCAGCGGTTATTACGAAGAGTATAAGATTGACCAACCAGTAACTAAATATGGCTTAACCCCGGTAATGCTAAACGGTACCGCCATCAATAATACCGACCTGGTCCGCCGCTTATGGCTGGATAACGACTTTTATGGCGTAACCTACTCCTTAAAATATCATCCGCAAAAAACCCTTAACTTAATTTTGGGTGGTGCTTACAATGAGTATAAAGGTGCTCATTTTGGCAACATTGTTTACACGGCGCAAAGTGCAGGCATCCCGCCGAATTATGAATACTACCGCGACAATGCTAACAAAAAAGACTTCAACATTTTTGCCCGCGGCGAATGGACGTTAGGTCAGGTATTATTATATGCTGACATGCAATACCGTCATATTGATTACTCCTTTTTAGGCTTTGACCGTAACCTGAACAACATTCAGCAAGATGCCAAACTAAATTTTTATAACCCTAAGGCCGGTATTACTTACAACATTGATAACAGGAACAATGTGTACGCCTCTTTTTCGGTAGGTAACCACGAACCTAACCGCGACGATTTTACCAACTCTACACCGCAAAGCCGACCCAAGCCAGAAAATCTGAAAGATTTTGAGGCGGGTTACCGTACGGCAGGTAAAAACTACAGTGCAGGCATCAACGGCTTTTATATGCTTTACAAAAACCAATTGGTGCTAACCGGTGCTTTAAATGATGTAGGTGCAGCCATCCGCAGCAACGTAAAAGACAGCTACCGTGCGGGCATTGAGGTTGATGGCCGGGTAAATATATTTTCTAAATTAACGTGGGCCGCCAATGCCACCTTAAGTACTAACAAGGTTAAAAATTACCAGCAGTTTTTGTATAACGAAGACAATGATACTTACGTGCAGCAACAGTACAGTAAAACCAATCTTGCGTTTTCACCATCTTTTATAGGCGGCAGCGAGCTTAGCTTTTCGCCAATTAAAAACGGAAGCATTGCGTTACTAAGTAAATATGTAAGCCGCCAATACCTGGATAATACATCAAACACCAACACCGGCAGTTTAACCGTTAACCCGGCAGTGGCCAACAACAAGTATGCTTATCACCGCTACTTGGATGGTTATTTTGTGAACGATATACGCCTGAATTATAACTTTAAGGTTAAAGGCGTTAAAAACGTAGGCGTAAGTTTATTGGTTAACAATATATTCAGCGCCAAATACGAATCTAACGGTGCTACTTATGCAGGCATCAGCGGTGGCTATGTAAATAACTATAACTACATTTTCCCGCAGGCGCCGATTAACTTTTTGGCAGCGCTTAATCTAAGTTTTTAA
- the pnuC gene encoding nicotinamide riboside transporter PnuC, protein MHFIELLNEQIRQTTFLEWVAVLLGVAEVLLARNNNVWLYPAGIGSSAITIFLLLKVGLFAESALSAYYVVMSIYGWYVWSRRAGEPPVKIAYATRHEWVITLLISLIGWGVIYLILHHFTSSTVPVWDSWVSSTAWAGTWLLARRRIENWLVLNVSNLFAIPLLFHKNLALFAALTIFLFIVAFFGYFDWRRLYLRQKQSPAY, encoded by the coding sequence ATGCATTTTATAGAACTTTTAAACGAACAAATACGGCAAACTACTTTTTTAGAGTGGGTTGCCGTTTTGCTGGGTGTTGCTGAGGTATTGCTGGCGCGTAACAACAACGTATGGCTTTACCCGGCAGGTATTGGTAGTTCGGCCATCACTATTTTCCTGCTGTTAAAAGTAGGATTGTTTGCCGAATCGGCTTTGAGCGCTTACTATGTGGTAATGAGTATTTATGGCTGGTATGTATGGTCGCGTCGGGCCGGCGAACCGCCGGTTAAAATTGCATACGCTACCCGCCACGAGTGGGTTATTACCCTGCTTATCAGCTTAATCGGCTGGGGCGTTATCTACCTTATCCTACATCACTTTACCAGCTCAACCGTACCAGTTTGGGATTCTTGGGTATCGTCAACCGCATGGGCAGGTACCTGGTTACTGGCCCGCCGCCGTATCGAAAACTGGCTGGTACTTAATGTAAGTAACCTATTTGCTATCCCATTACTGTTTCATAAAAACTTAGCGCTGTTTGCTGCGCTTACTATATTTTTATTTATTGTAGCCTTTTTTGGTTATTTCGATTGGCGCCGCTTATACCTGCGGCAAAAGCAATCACCAGCTTATTAA
- a CDS encoding acyl-CoA dehydrogenase: protein MINTVPHPSSFLQPEWVKTIRQDAFAAEQAGMLQPQQLELVYEEQWFKLLVPKIYGGLEMPLPELIRLEEALSWADGSLGWVITLCAGAGWFGGFINPEAARQIFADPKVCLAGSGASTGTAQQLANGYNINGHWRYASGVRHATHFTANCIIQQNQADVLGDDGSPVISSFVIDHHQAAQVPAWKYIGMMGTGSHAFTITDASVPANRSFTIDASSAVIDTLLYRYPFLQLAEATLAANLSGMSQHFIDLCGPVFEQKLKESERLTEKDRTVLMETYASIAAQLQTARDAFYQAVDASWTAEIEDEKTAATLLYPVSTTSRQLARVARESVDKLYPYCGLRAAAPDTEINQVWRDLHTASQHALLTFEAS from the coding sequence ATGATTAACACTGTTCCTCACCCATCCAGCTTTCTGCAACCCGAATGGGTAAAAACCATTCGGCAGGATGCTTTTGCTGCCGAACAAGCCGGGATGCTACAGCCTCAACAGTTAGAGCTCGTTTACGAGGAGCAATGGTTTAAACTGTTAGTGCCTAAAATATATGGTGGATTGGAAATGCCGCTACCCGAACTCATCAGGCTGGAAGAAGCTTTGAGTTGGGCCGATGGCAGTTTGGGTTGGGTAATTACGCTTTGCGCCGGTGCAGGCTGGTTTGGGGGATTTATTAACCCCGAAGCTGCCCGGCAGATATTTGCCGACCCTAAAGTTTGCCTGGCGGGCAGCGGCGCATCTACCGGTACTGCGCAGCAACTGGCCAACGGCTATAACATAAACGGGCACTGGCGCTATGCCAGCGGCGTACGCCATGCTACGCATTTCACGGCTAATTGTATTATTCAGCAAAATCAGGCCGATGTATTAGGTGATGACGGCAGTCCGGTGATATCCTCCTTTGTAATTGACCACCACCAGGCCGCGCAGGTACCGGCCTGGAAATACATAGGTATGATGGGTACTGGTAGCCATGCCTTTACAATTACCGATGCCAGCGTACCGGCCAACCGGTCGTTTACCATTGATGCATCTTCAGCGGTAATTGATACGTTGTTGTACCGCTACCCGTTTCTACAACTGGCCGAGGCTACTTTAGCAGCTAACCTATCGGGTATGTCGCAACATTTTATAGATTTATGCGGACCAGTATTTGAGCAAAAATTGAAAGAGTCGGAAAGGTTAACCGAAAAAGACCGAACAGTACTGATGGAAACCTATGCATCAATTGCGGCACAATTACAAACAGCCCGTGATGCTTTTTACCAGGCAGTAGATGCCTCCTGGACGGCCGAAATTGAAGATGAAAAAACTGCTGCAACTTTGCTATACCCCGTAAGCACAACCAGCCGTCAGTTGGCACGTGTTGCCCGCGAGAGTGTAGATAAGCTTTACCCCTATTGCGGCCTGCGGGCTGCCGCGCCCGATACCGAAATTAACCAGGTATGGCGCGATTTACACACGGCCAGCCAGCATGCACTGCTTACTTTTGAGGCATCGTAA
- the hpt gene encoding hypoxanthine phosphoribosyltransferase, whose amino-acid sequence MKIDDLTFEPLIEAETIAKRINLLSKQLNADYEGKTPIFIGVLNGSFLFVADLIKQITIPCEITFTKLASYYGGTSTTRRIREDIELTVDISGRHIVIIEDIVDTGNTLSYLIEKLKLQSPASIRVCSLLLKPGKLETSIEELRYVGFEIDNEFVVGYGLDYKELGRNLHDIYRLISETSLDF is encoded by the coding sequence ATGAAAATTGATGATTTAACATTTGAGCCATTAATTGAAGCAGAAACCATCGCAAAGCGTATTAACCTGCTAAGCAAACAACTAAATGCAGATTATGAGGGTAAAACCCCCATTTTTATTGGCGTGCTGAATGGGAGTTTTTTGTTCGTAGCCGACTTAATTAAGCAAATTACTATTCCGTGCGAAATTACGTTTACCAAGCTGGCTTCATACTACGGTGGAACGTCCACCACCCGCCGTATACGCGAAGATATTGAGCTGACGGTTGACATCAGCGGCAGGCACATTGTAATTATTGAAGATATTGTAGATACCGGTAATACGCTGAGTTACCTGATCGAGAAACTAAAATTACAATCACCTGCCTCAATACGGGTGTGCTCGCTGCTGCTTAAGCCCGGCAAGCTCGAAACGTCTATTGAAGAGCTACGCTATGTAGGCTTTGAGATTGATAACGAATTTGTGGTAGGCTATGGTCTGGATTATAAAGAGCTTGGCCGTAACCTGCACGACATCTACCGGCTCATCAGCGAAACCTCGCTCGATTTTTAA
- a CDS encoding pitrilysin family protein codes for MDYQVHTLPNGIRLLYKHAATNITHTCFLINAGARDEAPQKDGLAHFIEHLLFKQTERRNTNQILNRLELVGADLNAYTTKEYTCIHASLLKQHLERALDLFEDIIFHSTFPEEELTKERGVILDEIASYQDQPEEAIQDDFEGLLFKGHTLGNNILGTEQSVNQLGKADISDFMAANYNTHEMVFAVIGDYDFAKLVKLADKYLGPVPENRSTKNRQKPAQAKTEWLAIEKPISQTHGVIGGMAYHSSHAHKSGLLLVNNILGGMGMSSRLNLEIREKHGIAYTIESNYIPFTDTGIFSIYFGTDEEKSAKAIKLIHKELQKLRDNKLGTLQLQQVKQKFIGQIALAEENRLSLIISMAKSLIDFNCIDTLQQVFDKISMVTAEQVLEISNEVFDQQKLITLLFEPKE; via the coding sequence ATAGATTACCAGGTACATACGCTACCCAATGGCATACGTTTACTTTACAAACATGCCGCCACTAATATTACCCATACTTGCTTCCTGATTAATGCCGGTGCCCGCGATGAAGCTCCGCAAAAAGATGGATTGGCACATTTTATTGAGCACCTCTTATTTAAGCAAACGGAGCGCCGCAATACCAACCAGATTTTAAACCGGCTGGAATTGGTAGGTGCCGATTTAAACGCTTACACTACTAAAGAGTATACTTGCATACATGCCTCACTGCTTAAACAGCACCTGGAACGTGCCCTTGATTTGTTTGAGGATATTATCTTCCACTCTACCTTTCCGGAAGAAGAACTGACCAAAGAACGCGGTGTAATACTGGACGAAATTGCTTCTTACCAGGACCAGCCAGAAGAAGCCATACAAGACGATTTTGAGGGCTTATTATTTAAGGGGCATACACTAGGCAATAATATTTTAGGTACTGAGCAATCGGTGAACCAACTGGGCAAAGCCGATATAAGTGATTTTATGGCGGCCAATTACAACACCCACGAAATGGTGTTTGCCGTTATTGGCGATTACGACTTTGCAAAACTGGTAAAACTGGCAGATAAATATTTAGGCCCCGTACCCGAAAACCGTTCAACTAAAAACAGGCAAAAGCCGGCACAGGCTAAAACCGAATGGTTAGCTATCGAAAAGCCGATATCACAAACACATGGGGTAATTGGAGGCATGGCGTACCATTCATCGCATGCTCATAAAAGCGGCTTACTGCTGGTAAACAATATTTTGGGCGGCATGGGTATGAGCAGCCGGCTAAACCTCGAAATCCGCGAAAAGCATGGCATTGCTTACACCATTGAGTCTAATTATATCCCGTTTACCGACACGGGTATCTTTTCTATCTATTTTGGTACCGACGAAGAAAAATCGGCCAAAGCCATTAAGCTGATTCATAAAGAACTGCAAAAGCTGCGCGACAACAAACTGGGCACCCTGCAATTACAGCAAGTCAAGCAAAAGTTTATTGGTCAGATTGCCCTGGCCGAAGAAAACCGCCTGAGCCTGATTATTTCGATGGCCAAAAGCTTAATTGATTTTAATTGCATTGATACACTGCAGCAGGTCTTTGATAAAATAAGTATGGTAACCGCCGAACAGGTCCTCGAAATCAGTAACGAGGTATTTGATCAGCAAAAGCTGATTACGCTGCTGTTTGAGCCAAAAGAGTAA
- a CDS encoding serine hydrolase domain-containing protein, which translates to MTVKPFHILLIAFVALAQTSLAQTFNKAKMDSLFDAVAANNRAMLSVALTQKGQLVYSRAIGNSWLGEKNIPATIQTKYRIGSISKVFTAVMIFQLVEEGKLQLTTPLSEFYPSLPNASKITIAQLLSHSSGLHSFTSDSSYLTWLNKKMIPAEMIAKINVKPDFEPGSKHQYSNSNFILLGYIIEKLDKKPYALALKNRITSKTGLSNTYYGGKITAANNEAYSYYWKDKWLPDTETDMSIPGGAGALVSNPTDLVKFMNALFNSKLVSTASLTQMRTINDGYGMNLFAYPFDGHTAYGHGGDIDGFHSQAAYFPADDIAVAYTANGVNMNLNNMMIGVLSIAFNKAYTIPNFKPVASSAQELDQYIGIYSSTQIPIKITIGKNETTLTAQATGQSAFSLDAAGNRTFKFDAAGITLIFDPANGQMTLKQGGRTYLLTKAK; encoded by the coding sequence ATGACCGTAAAACCTTTCCACATCTTATTAATTGCGTTTGTTGCTTTAGCACAAACCAGCTTGGCACAAACTTTTAACAAGGCCAAAATGGATAGCCTGTTTGATGCCGTAGCAGCCAACAACCGGGCTATGCTTAGTGTAGCGCTTACTCAAAAAGGCCAGCTGGTGTATAGCCGGGCCATCGGCAACAGCTGGTTAGGCGAAAAAAATATACCGGCTACCATCCAAACTAAGTACCGCATAGGTTCAATCTCTAAAGTTTTTACAGCAGTCATGATTTTTCAGTTGGTTGAAGAAGGCAAATTGCAACTCACTACGCCGCTGTCAGAATTTTACCCCTCCCTACCTAATGCTTCTAAAATAACTATTGCCCAGTTGCTTAGCCACAGCAGCGGTTTGCATAGCTTTACCAGCGACAGCTCTTACCTAACGTGGTTAAACAAAAAGATGATACCTGCCGAAATGATTGCAAAGATTAACGTAAAACCAGATTTTGAGCCCGGCAGCAAGCACCAATACAGCAACAGCAACTTTATATTGTTAGGTTACATCATCGAAAAGCTGGACAAAAAGCCTTATGCCCTTGCTTTAAAAAACCGGATTACCAGTAAAACTGGATTAAGCAATACCTATTACGGCGGTAAAATAACGGCAGCCAATAACGAAGCTTACTCTTATTACTGGAAAGACAAATGGCTGCCTGACACTGAAACTGATATGAGTATACCCGGCGGTGCCGGTGCACTGGTATCCAACCCAACGGATCTGGTAAAATTCATGAATGCCCTATTTAACAGCAAACTGGTAAGCACCGCAAGCCTTACGCAAATGCGCACCATTAACGATGGTTACGGCATGAATTTATTTGCTTACCCGTTTGATGGGCACACGGCCTACGGCCACGGCGGCGATATTGATGGTTTCCACTCGCAGGCCGCTTACTTTCCGGCTGATGACATTGCGGTAGCCTATACAGCAAACGGAGTTAACATGAATTTAAATAACATGATGATTGGTGTATTAAGTATTGCATTCAATAAAGCGTATACCATTCCCAATTTTAAGCCTGTTGCATCATCCGCTCAGGAATTGGATCAATACATAGGCATTTACAGCAGCACTCAAATACCCATTAAAATTACAATTGGTAAAAACGAAACAACACTAACAGCACAGGCTACCGGGCAATCGGCATTTAGTTTGGATGCTGCCGGTAACCGTACGTTTAAATTTGATGCGGCAGGCATTACGCTAATTTTTGATCCGGCTAACGGGCAAATGACACTTAAACAAGGTGGCCGCACTTACTTGTTAACCAAAGCAAAGTAA
- the def gene encoding peptide deformylase yields the protein MKLPIVAYGDPVLRKKAIDFETEETADLKQLIADMYETMYAAHGVGLAAPQVGISKRLFVVDASPFDDDEPELKDFKKAFVNPQILEETGEEWPFNEGCLSIPDIREDVYRQPIVRIAYLDEHMQPHEETYKGLAARVIQHEYDHIEGKLFTDKLSPLRKRLLEKRLNDISKGVVKVEYKMKFPAAKKGR from the coding sequence ATGAAACTGCCCATTGTAGCCTATGGCGATCCGGTGTTAAGAAAAAAAGCCATTGACTTTGAAACCGAGGAAACAGCCGACCTTAAACAACTGATTGCAGACATGTACGAAACCATGTATGCCGCTCACGGTGTAGGTTTGGCAGCGCCTCAGGTAGGTATTTCCAAACGTTTGTTTGTGGTAGATGCATCACCTTTTGATGATGATGAGCCCGAACTGAAGGATTTTAAAAAGGCATTTGTAAATCCGCAAATTCTGGAAGAAACTGGCGAAGAATGGCCATTTAACGAGGGCTGCCTGAGCATTCCGGACATCCGCGAGGATGTATACCGCCAGCCGATAGTTCGTATTGCTTATTTAGATGAGCACATGCAGCCGCACGAAGAAACCTACAAAGGTTTAGCTGCCCGCGTTATACAGCACGAATATGACCATATTGAAGGCAAACTATTTACCGATAAGCTAAGCCCGTTACGTAAGCGCCTGCTCGAAAAACGCCTGAATGATATTTCGAAAGGTGTAGTTAAAGTAGAATACAAGATGAAGTTCCCTGCCGCTAAAAAAGGCCGTTAA
- a CDS encoding amidohydrolase, translated as MKKLYIFALSLYTTVSMAQTDAVKANIAKKADAMQAKLVTWRRDFHEHPELGNHETRTAGIIASHLKSLGIEVKTGVAKTGVVGLLKGGKPGPVVALRADMDGLPVTERTAVPFASKVKTTFNNTEVGVMHACGHDTHVSILMGVAEVLASMKNDLHGTVKFIFQPSEEGPPFGEEGGAELMIKEGVLQNPKVDAIFGLHINAQTEVGKITYRPGGTMAAVNDMQIVVKGRQAHGAYPWSSIDPIVVSAQIINSLQTIVSRNLNVTENAAVVTIGAINGGNRSNIIPEQVTMMGTLRALSAEDEKMLIDRVKTIATKTAEAAGATAEVKIPFSVRYPVTYNDPKLTEKMLPTLQATAGTANVLLRPAVTGAEDFSFFQEKVPGLFIFLGGMPKGQDPLKTAAHHTPDFFIDESGFSLGVKALCNLTLDYMAGKGK; from the coding sequence ATGAAAAAACTCTACATTTTCGCATTATCGCTGTATACAACCGTTTCCATGGCGCAAACGGATGCTGTTAAAGCCAATATTGCTAAAAAGGCCGATGCCATGCAGGCTAAACTGGTAACCTGGCGGCGCGATTTTCATGAACACCCGGAGCTGGGCAACCACGAAACCCGAACCGCCGGTATTATTGCCAGCCACTTAAAAAGCTTAGGTATTGAGGTTAAAACCGGCGTAGCTAAAACCGGCGTAGTCGGTTTGCTTAAAGGCGGCAAGCCCGGGCCGGTAGTAGCTTTAAGGGCGGACATGGATGGCTTGCCTGTTACCGAACGTACCGCAGTGCCCTTTGCCTCTAAGGTTAAAACCACTTTTAACAACACTGAAGTTGGCGTAATGCATGCTTGCGGGCATGATACGCATGTATCAATCCTGATGGGCGTAGCCGAAGTGCTGGCCTCCATGAAAAATGATTTGCATGGTACCGTTAAGTTTATTTTTCAGCCTTCTGAAGAAGGCCCCCCGTTTGGTGAGGAAGGTGGTGCCGAACTGATGATTAAAGAAGGCGTACTGCAAAACCCTAAAGTGGATGCTATTTTCGGCTTGCACATCAACGCCCAAACTGAGGTTGGTAAAATTACCTACCGCCCCGGAGGTACCATGGCGGCCGTAAATGATATGCAGATTGTGGTAAAAGGTCGTCAGGCACACGGCGCTTACCCATGGAGCAGTATAGACCCCATCGTGGTATCGGCCCAAATTATTAATAGTTTACAAACCATTGTGAGCCGCAATTTAAACGTTACCGAAAATGCAGCCGTAGTTACCATAGGTGCTATCAACGGTGGTAACCGGTCTAATATCATCCCCGAGCAGGTAACCATGATGGGCACTTTAAGGGCCTTGAGCGCTGAGGACGAAAAAATGCTGATTGACCGCGTCAAAACTATTGCCACCAAAACCGCAGAAGCAGCCGGCGCCACTGCCGAAGTTAAAATTCCGTTTAGTGTACGCTACCCGGTTACCTACAACGACCCAAAACTTACCGAAAAGATGTTACCTACGCTGCAAGCGACAGCCGGCACCGCAAATGTGTTACTGCGCCCCGCCGTTACGGGTGCCGAAGATTTTAGCTTTTTTCAGGAAAAAGTTCCGGGACTATTCATTTTTTTGGGAGGCATGCCCAAAGGCCAGGACCCGCTTAAAACCGCAGCCCACCACACGCCCGATTTTTTTATTGACGAAAGCGGCTTCAGCTTAGGCGTTAAAGCCTTGTGTAATCTTACTTTAGATTATATGGCTGGTAAGGGTAAATGA
- a CDS encoding formylglycine-generating enzyme family protein — protein MYKYTFLIALIVMCVSFKEQHNTTQYDEIKGMELIKGGIFIMGIDSNRLKSYTMIFNIPKEIIKQEYPAVRGVIASYYLDKYEVSNAQYKVFIETNPQWSKQNIPDSLHDGNYLKEWTGNEYPKGQANYPVVYVSWHAALAYAIWQGKRLPTEAEWEYAANNNSPAPLFPWGNQFPNPKKQNFINSNIGHPVQVTQYKSNDYGIYHLADNVSEFVTDQWRQDKYAELNDITGKKYLFNSEPNSIVVKGGNYNSPPAELRTTYRHKHNRTECSGLIGFRCAKSVNKLYRR, from the coding sequence ATGTATAAATATACCTTCCTTATAGCTTTAATAGTAATGTGTGTTTCTTTTAAAGAGCAGCACAATACCACTCAATATGATGAAATAAAAGGCATGGAGTTAATAAAAGGTGGAATTTTTATTATGGGTATAGATAGCAATCGTCTTAAAAGCTACACCATGATATTTAACATACCGAAGGAAATTATTAAGCAGGAATATCCCGCTGTTAGAGGTGTAATAGCATCTTATTATCTGGACAAATACGAAGTTTCCAATGCTCAATATAAAGTGTTTATCGAAACCAACCCTCAATGGTCAAAGCAAAACATCCCGGATAGTTTACACGACGGTAATTATTTGAAAGAGTGGACAGGCAACGAGTATCCGAAAGGGCAAGCAAACTATCCGGTAGTATATGTGAGCTGGCATGCTGCGTTAGCATATGCCATTTGGCAGGGCAAACGCTTACCAACTGAAGCAGAATGGGAGTATGCAGCAAACAATAACTCACCCGCGCCGCTCTTTCCGTGGGGCAATCAGTTTCCTAACCCTAAGAAGCAAAATTTCATCAATTCAAATATCGGGCATCCTGTCCAGGTAACTCAATATAAAAGCAACGATTACGGAATTTATCATTTAGCAGATAATGTTTCGGAATTTGTGACAGACCAATGGCGGCAAGACAAATATGCCGAACTCAACGATATTACAGGAAAGAAATATCTATTCAATAGCGAACCTAATAGTATTGTTGTCAAAGGCGGAAATTATAACAGTCCGCCCGCTGAGTTACGCACGACCTACCGTCATAAACATAACCGGACCGAATGCAGCGGGCTAATTGGTTTTAGATGTGCAAAGTCTGTCAACAAATTATACCGACGGTAA